Proteins encoded by one window of Aspergillus puulaauensis MK2 DNA, chromosome 4, nearly complete sequence:
- a CDS encoding peroxiredoxin-like family protein (COG:O;~EggNog:ENOG410PIH5;~InterPro:IPR032801;~PFAM:PF13911;~go_process: GO:0055114 - oxidation-reduction process [Evidence IEA]) produces MSGRITRSSFPSSTELRDAYNLELQSADKRSVRFGELILEKGEITTIIIFIRHFFCLYDQEYVRTVSSHLTKSVLETIPNTPGPIQLIIIGCGGPSLIVPYIGETSSSFPVYSDPDGKLYEKLHMRRTLDNIMQQPSYSQAGFWRSVGVAMKQMLWRGMGAFRGGRMDQNGGEFIFRGGKCEYAHRMENVGDHLTAEELLKILETCDGMKEVQ; encoded by the exons ATGAGCGGCCGCATTACCAGATCATCATTCCCCAGCTCAACAGAGCTCCGCGATGCATACAATCTTGAGCTCCAGTCCGCAGACAAGCGCTCCGTGCGGTTCGGGGAGCTGATCctcgagaagggcgagatcacaactataattatattca TCCGTCACTTTTTTTGTCTTTACGACCAGGAATATGTTCGCACAGTCTCGAGCCATCTAACTAAATCGGTCCTCGAAACAATACCCAACACCCCCGGGCCCATTCAATTGATCATAATCGGATGCGGTGGCCCGTCCTTAATCGTCCCATATATCGGCGAAACGTCCTCCTCGTTCCCGGTCTACAGTGACCCCGACGGAAAGTTATACGAGAAGCTGCACATGCGGCGGACTTTGGATAATATTATGCAGCAGCCTTCGTACTCGCAGGCCGGGTTTTGGAGGTCGGTGGGCGTGGCTATGAAGCAGATGCTTTGGAGAGGCATGGGGGCGTTTCGGGGAGGCCGGATGGATCAGAACGGGGGAGAGTTCATATTCAGGGGAGGGAAGTGCGAATATGCGCATAGGATGGAGAACGTGGGTGATCATTTGACGGCAGAAGAACTGTTGAAGATATTAGAGACGTGTGATGGGATGAAGGAAGTGCAATGA
- a CDS encoding glycosyltransferase family 2 protein (COG:S;~EggNog:ENOG410PRDY;~InterPro:IPR001173,IPR029044,IPR027389;~PFAM:PF13632;~TransMembrane:4 (o20-39i334-363o378-399i420-440o);~go_function: GO:0019187 - beta-1,4-mannosyltransferase activity [Evidence IEA]): MTVKANSADRFHPSSKLYAVLNYNYVLFPLTQLLTYYALFKIAQATWYYAVVSHENTWHWTTAVHFLLNAIFVVSQFPPYANVWGMCLPIRTYKKKEAIRRRPFQTLRICLVTKGTNFQTVLTSTSRWSRLKHPSLQFHVLVDGGNGLKFKEALPSYIHIDDVPDSFKPTSAKYKARALEFFRRKHSLTKSDWVLHLDEESEIDEYVIETCLDFIERGTAEVGMGTIFYNGANHWKNAFLSTGEVMRIADDFGRFQLPVRLLQRPLLGWMHGSWILINGEVENSVTWDTACIAEDFWFAYRAASLGYKFGWLHAIVREQPPCTFKDFLKQRRRWYTGILSIDSAIVRFMLTASILGVACFYMFPLYGLLGYRIPMPKWYFYWILWNDATNVHALLASSIMQDMTMTDISWMDIALNALKAVALSPLVHLMQTVALISSWIQPSQGFKVIEKI; encoded by the exons ATGACAGTGAAGGCAAACTCCGCAGATAGGTTTCACCCATCGAGCAAGCTCTATGCTGTGCTAAACTACAACTACGTCCTATTTCCATTAACCCAGCTTCTGACCTACTATG CCCTTTTCAAGATCGCTCAAGCGACATGGTATTATGCGGTCGTCTCTCATGAGAATACCTGGCATTGGACGACGGCGGTCCACTTCCTGTTAAATGCTATTTTTGTCGTCAGCCAGTTCCCACCTTACGCCAATGTTTGGGGAATGTGTTTACCAATCCGAACATATAAGAAAAAGGAGGCAATAAGAAGGAGGCCTTTCCAGACACTGAGAATATGCCTTGTGACCAAGGGGACAAATTTCCAG ACGGTCCTCACATCTACAAGCCGCTGGAGCCGCCTAAAGCATCCTTCGTTACAGTTCCATGTTCTGGTTGATGGGGGGAACGGCCTCAAGTTCAAAGAAGCCCTGCCCTCGTACATCCATATAGATGATGTCCCCGATTCGTTTAAGCCCACGAGCGCCAAATACAAAGCCAGGGCGCTAGAATTCTTTCGCCGGAAGCACAGCCTCACCAAAAGTGACTGGGTATTGCATCTAGACGAGGAATCCGAAATCGACGAATACGTTATTGAAACCTGTCTGGACTTTATAGAACGGGGGACTGCGGAAGTTGGCATG GGGACAATCTTCTATAATGGCGCCAACCACTGGAAGAACGCATTTCTGTCTACAGGTGAAGTAATGCGGATAGCCGATGACTTTGGCCGTTTCCAACTGCCTGTCCGACTGCTCCAGCGGCCCTTGCTCGGCTGGATGCATGGGTCATGGATCCTCATCAATGGGGAGGTTGAAAACAGTGTCACCTGGGATACAGCCTGTATCGCGGAGGACTTTTGGTTTGCTTACCGGGCTGCGTCTCTTGGATACAAGTTTGGTTGGCTCCACGCCATTGTTCGAGAGCAGCCCCCTTGCACGTTCAAAGATTTCCTGAAACAGCGAAGACGGTGGTATACCGGTATTCTGTCAATAGACAGTGCTATTGTACGATTTATGCTTACAGCATCTATTCTCGGAGTGGCTTGCTTCTATATGTT CCCATTATATGGTCTTCTTGGCTACAGAATCCCGATGCCAAAATGGTACTTTTACTGGATACTCTGGAATGACGCAACGAATGTGCACGCACTGCTGGCATCTTCCATAATGCAGGATATGACCATGACAGATATCTCATGGATGGACATTGCGCTGAATGCTCTCAAGGCAGTGGCTTTGTCGCCGCTGGTGCACCTAATGCAAACAGTAGCTCTGATATCCTCCTGGATCCAGCCTTCCCAGGGATTTAAGGTGATTGAGAAGATCTAA
- a CDS encoding uncharacterized protein (COG:S;~EggNog:ENOG410PZWE;~InterPro:IPR036047;~TransMembrane:1 (o20-39i);~go_function: GO:0005515 - protein binding [Evidence IEA]) — protein MPIETPAPKQSPSTTDPLKALVWDCAALVLANLSISDLARSQRVSKHWQDCIASWGLRQHFPDKWKQAVDADNGDREEIFRMFNQCAIGYELRERWVSGKVVSQNDMDCSHSYYCTVAGDYRAWKHGGSIFWQRLDYQDGGKPFPHQKLDFEADWPFRVYALNLNSRGLILVTVRCSDSDGIEYREHLLDLNTGGELWSRKSFVTNGERNAHATIHMGPEAIYRYGERNTDIELYDVQTDTWLYSLPSILDFAPVSAIEVHRIAGRDIIFAIKAWNIVQLIDPKNGSRLLEVEIAFWLDTEVVVSSRPNESAFALISQVDDDDEESKLTKIRKFASDADGKFIDQGVEVIDLTEISKGSNHETVAIDPFRHFAVAPQCGHGCPYIWTIKPSSTEIKIPDYYDETGEIIARIISLGDKQELGQLFPEGVGCCNQYMLSIKWNRLHVFCIDIEIDIMSFEFGSSWTVYNFGFQHLPSRLTGIQDEVGQTF, from the exons ATGCCTATCGAAACCCCAGCTCCGAAGCAGTCTCCTTCTACCACTGATCCCCTAAAGGCTTTAGTCTGGGACTGCGCAGCTTTGGTGCTGGCTAATTTAAGCATCTCCGACCTGGCACGCAGTCAGCGGGTTAGCAAACACTGGCAAGACTGTATTGCTAGTTGGGGGCTGCGACAGCACTTTCCCGACAAGTGGAAGCAGGCAGTTGATGCTGATAATGGAGATCGTGAGGAGATATTCAGGATGTTTAATCAATGTG CTATTGGATACGAACTTCGGGAAAGATGGGTCTCTGGAAAGGTAGTGAGTCAAAATGACATGGACTGTTCTCACTCATATTACTGCACAGTGGCCGGTGACTACCGTGCCTGGAAACATGGCGGCTCTATCTTCTGGCAACGCCTTGACTACCAAGATGGAGGGAAGCCGTTTCCTCATCAGAAATTGGATTTCGAAGCTGACTGGCCCTTTAGGGTTTACGCTTTAAATTTAAACTCTCGTGGGCTTATTCTGGTCACAGTCAGGTGTTCGGACTCCGATGGAATCGAATATAG AGAACACCTGCTAGACCTGAATACAGGCGGCGAACTATGGTCCAGGAAGAGCTTTGTGACCAATGGGGAACGCAACGCACATGCTACGATACACATGGGGCCAGAAGCCATTTATCGCTACGGAGAAAGGAATACCGATATTGAACTGTATGATGTCCAAACAGACACCTGGCTCTATAGCCTCCCATCGATACTTGATTTCGCCCCTGTGTCCGCGATCGAAGTGCATCGCATTGCCGGGCGAGATATCATCTTCGCTATCAAGGCTTGGAATATTGTTCAGCTCATTGATCCCAAAAATGGCAGTCGTCTGCTAGAGGTCGAAATAGCCTTCTGGCTTGATACGGAAGTCGTAGTTTCGAGCCGACCAAACGAGAGTGCATTTGCACTCATCAGTCaggtcgacgatgatgatgaggaatcGAAGTTGACCAAGATCCGCAAGTTTGCTTCTGACGCTGATGGGAAATTCATCGACCAGGGAGTTGAAGTTATAGACTTGACAGAAATATCAAAGGGTTCGAACCACGAAACAGTCGCCATTGACCCCTTCAGGCATTTTGCTGTCGCTCCCCAGTGCGGGCACGGCTGTCCTTATATATGGACGATCAAGCCTAGCTCGACTGAGATCAAAATACCAGACTACTACGACGAAACGGGCGAAATCATCGCAAGGATTATCAGCCTCGGGGATAAGCAAGAGCTAGGACAGCTGTTCCCAGAGGGAGTGGGCTGCTGTAACCAGTATATGCTCTCGATCAAGTGGAATAGACTGCATGTGTTTTGTATCGACATTGAGATTGATATTATGAGCTTTGAATTCGGAAGTTCGTGGACTGTGTACAACTTTGGGTTCCAGCACCTGCCGTCACGATTAACCGGCATCCAGGACGAGGTCGGCCAGACATTTTGA